A part of Neodiprion pinetum isolate iyNeoPine1 chromosome 4, iyNeoPine1.2, whole genome shotgun sequence genomic DNA contains:
- the LOC124217134 gene encoding RNA-binding motif protein, X-linked 2, with protein MNPLTNVKNITKLGEQELVRNSKSSWHDKYKDSAWIFVGGLPYDLTEGDVITIFSQYGEIVNINLVRDKDTGKPKGFGFICYEDQRSTILAVDNFNGTKVLGRILRVDHVEKYKVPKESKNTDEHTKKLQNQGCAPIRK; from the exons ATGAACCCCTTAAC GAATGTAAAAAACATAACCAAGTTAGGTGAGCAAGAACTAGTACGCAACAGTAAATCTTCATGGCACGACAAGTACAAAGACAGTGCTTGGATATTCGTTGGAGGCCTACCGTATGATTTGACAGAGGGTGAtgttattacaatattttcccA GTATGGTGAAATCGTAAACATCAACCTCGTCAGGGACAAGGACACTGGCAAACCCAAAGGGTTCGGTTTTATTTGTTACGAGGATCAAAGGAGCACTATACTCGCTGTAGATAACTTCAATGGCACAAAG GTCCTGGGTCGAATTTTGAGAGTCGATCACGTGGAGAAGTACAAAGTGccaaaagaatcgaaaaatactgATGAACATACAAAAAAACTGCAGAATCAAGGCTGTGCACCAATccgaaaatga